The proteins below are encoded in one region of Hordeum vulgare subsp. vulgare chromosome 3H, MorexV3_pseudomolecules_assembly, whole genome shotgun sequence:
- the LOC123440445 gene encoding beta-galactosidase 7-like codes for MAAAAAAAIMAVLLVATLMARATSAAPVAGRVWVDEANGGQNGTARRQVTYDGRSLMLDGARRMLFSGDIHYPRSTPEMWPRLIESAREGGLDVIQTYVFWNVHEPIQGQYNFQGRYDLVKFIREIHAQGLYVSLRIGPFVEAEWKYGGLPFWLRGVPNITFRSDNEPFKVHMQKFVAKIVNMMKDEKLYYPQGGPIIISQIENEYKLVEAAFHSRGAPYVRWAAAMAVNLHTGVPWMMCKQGDAPDPIINTCNGLICGETFLGPNSPNKPALWTENWTSRYPLYGHDPRFRSPADIAFAVALFIARKKGSFVSYYMYHGGTNFGRFASSYVTTSYYDGAPLDEYGLIWQSTWSHLRELHAAVKQSEEPLLSGAYSNYSFGEQQEGHVFETESNCVAFLVNFDKHKTSKIQFGEASFQLAPKSISILSSCRTVVFETAKINAQHGLRTAQAVQSLNNVDSWKIFKEPIPLAINNTTHIGHRFFEHLSTTKDETDYLWYLTRYDYRSNGDTQLVLNVESQAHVLHAYINNAYVGSVHGSHDGPRNIILKTPITLRKGQNSISLLSVMVGSPDSGAYMERKIFGVRKVSIQQGDHKSHSLNNEMWKHQIGLTGEMNHIYTREGLSRAQWTAINKSMHLPLIWYKTTFDAPWGNDPVTLNLSSMGKGEVWINGESIGRYWASFKTPSGQPSQSLYHIPQYFLKPKENTLVLMEEMGGDPLQITVNTMSVSRVYSSVNELSTPSLLSRRKHPAVRLRCQKGKHITDIEFASYGNPVEDCRSSGGSCLGSCHAETTEFVVKDACLGRRRCAIPVRPAKFGGDPCPGIEKSLSVVASCG; via the exons ATGGCCGCCGCCGCAGCAGCAGCGATCATGGCGGTGCTCTTAGTGGCCACGTTAATGGCACGCGCAACGTCGGCGGCGCCGGTTGCAGGAAGAGTCTGGGTCGACGAGGCGAACGGAGGACAGAACGGCACGGCGAGAAGGCAGGTCACCTACGACGGCAGAAGCCTGATGCTGGACGGCGCCAGGAGGATGCTCTTCTCCGGCGACATACACTACCCAAGAAGCACACCCGAG ATGTGGCCAAGACTCATAGAGAGCGCCAGGGAAGGGGGCCTGGATGTCATACAGACATACGTCTTCTGGAATGTCCATGAGCCTATCCAAGGTCAG TATAACTTTCAGGGAAGATATGATCTGGTGAAGTTCATCAGAGAAATCCATGCTCAAGGCCTCTATGTGAGCCTCCGGATCGGCCCCTTCGTCGAGGCGGAATGGAAATACGG AGGCTTGCCATTCTGGTTACGTGGTGTCCCAAACATTACCTTCAGAAGCGACAATGAACCCTTCAAG GTGCATATGCAAAAATTTGTTGCTAAAATAGTTAACATGATGAAGGATGAAAAATTATACTATCCACAAGGAGGTCCCATAATCATATCACAG ATTGAGAACGAATATAAGCTAGTCGAGGCAGCATTCCATTCAAGGGGAGCACCCTATGTTCGCTGGGCAGCAGCTATGGCTGTAAACCTCCATACAGGCGTTCCATGGATGATGTGCAAACAGGGCGATGCTCCAGATCCCATT ATTAATACCTGCAATGGGCTCATCTGCGGGGAAACATTTCTTGGGCCAAATTCACCTAACAAGCCAGCTTTATGGACCGAAAATTGGACATCTCG CTATCCTTTATACGGTCATGACCCAAGATTCAGATCACCAGCAGATATTGCCTTTGCGGTTGCACTTTTTATAGCAAGAAAAAAAGGAAGCTTTGTAAGCTACTACATG TATCATGGTGGGACAAATTTCGGGAGGTTTGCATCCTCCTATGTAACAACAAGCTACTATGATGGAGCTCCACTTGACGAATATG GTTTAATATGGCAATCGACATGGTCTCATCTCAGAGAATTGCATGCTGCAGTAAAGCAATCTGAAGAACCATTACTTTCAGGAGCATATTCTAACTACTCATTTGGTGAGCAACAAGAG GGGCATGTTTTTGAAACCGAGTCCAACTGTGTGGCTTTCCTAGTGAACTTTGACAAGCATAAAACATCAAAAATCCAATTTGGTGAAGCATCATTCCAGCTAGCTCCTAAATCAATAAGTATCCTCTCAAGTTGCAGGACGGTAGTATTTGAAACAGCCAAG ATAAATGCGCAGCATGGTTTAAGAACAGCACAAGCTGTCCAGTCTCTGAACAATGTTGATAGCTGGAAAATATTCAAAGAACCGATTCCTCTGGCAATAAACAACACAACACACATTGGACATCGATTTTTTGAACATCTCTCAACTACAAAAGATGAGACAGATTATCTCTGGTACCTTACTAG ATATGATTATAGATCAAATGGGGACACCCAGCTAGTGCTTAATGTGGAGTCACAAGCAcatgttttacatgcttacatCAACAATGCTTATGTAG GTAGTGTGCATGGGAGTCATGATGGACCTAGAAATATCATTCTCAAGACACCTATTACGCTAAGGAAAGGACAGAACTCCATATCACTGCTAAGTGTCATGGTTGGATCACCG GACTCTGGAGCGTACATGGAGCGAAAAATCTTTGGAGTTCGTAAAGTGAGCATACAACAGGGAGATCACAAATCACATTCTCTGAATAACGAGATGTGGAAACACCAA ATTGGCTTAACTGGAGAAATGAACCATATATATACACGGGAAGGATTATCTCGTGCTCAATGGACTGCCATCAATAAGTCCATGCACCTTCCACTTATCTGGTACAAG ACGACATTTGACGCACCATGGGGGAATGACCCAGTCACGCTGAACCTCAGCAGTATGGGGAAGGGTGAGGTGTGGATCAATGGAGAGAGCATCGGACGGTATTGGGCCTCCTTCAAAACCCCTAGCGGACAACCATCCCAGTCCTT GTACCACATACCACAATACTTTCTGAAGCCTAAAGAGAACACCCTCGTCCTCATGGAGGAAATGGGTGGTGATCCGCTACAGATAACCGTGAACACAATGTCGGTTAGCAGAGTATACAGTAGTGTGAATGAGTTATCTACCCCATCACTCTTGTCACGCAGAAAGCACCCGGCAGTACGACTCCGGTGTCAGAAAGGCAAACACATCACGGATATTGAGTTTGCGAGCTACGGAAATCCGGTCGAGGACTGCAGAAGCTCGGGCGGGAGCTGCCTCGGGAGTTGCCACGCAGAGACGacggagttcgtcgtaaaggat GCTTGCCTAGGCAGAAGGAGGTGCGCAATTCCGGTACGGCCTGCCAAGTTCGGAGGCGACCCGTGCCCTGGGATCGAAAAATCACTTTCAGTCGTGGCAAGCTGCGGATGA